The following are encoded in a window of Halosolutus halophilus genomic DNA:
- a CDS encoding glycoside hydrolase family 55 protein produces the protein MSDQTPRLELGTYEQGDEWDHTDTVEAVDEHAIVRGPIAERPSEGEYDDELYHATDQAITWRWDASSEDWNYFSGRGCSDQPVPGTSHFEAANIVHARTEESPVWNVEAHGIEGDGTTEVGHAVHDLLETVDEAGGGIVYFPPGRYLLERTPLVGDDTILVGAGRSTVFEGPRPAGDEGQALLSNRGYDATGYNGASNWGVCNVRIDAPDATGIMPAHAENVRLENIYGDRVYYHHLDIVSSKNVVVDGYWATRGGESDSDAPVQFDSQNSGTAWNGVWDGGRDALAEDDGTPSRNCTLKNFEIDPENGPEYGVHLHRGRNASITIKDGYITGCQYTAIRCDPDEVVEDLTIDSVSCLENARGITVGHLESGRRELTISDVTIRTDEGGLAAGSGLYAAGFDGAEISNVSVDGAFTNAIIFDDMTDLKMSNVTAAGAKDQGFRFRENVDVTLTTARAADCGSAGIYSGPGSSVAYGGVTFDDVGSRVTVDGEIREWVTSSASS, from the coding sequence ATGTCTGATCAAACGCCACGACTCGAACTGGGTACGTACGAACAGGGTGACGAATGGGACCACACCGACACGGTCGAAGCGGTCGACGAGCACGCGATCGTGCGCGGTCCGATCGCCGAGCGTCCATCCGAGGGCGAATACGACGACGAACTGTACCACGCGACCGACCAGGCGATCACCTGGCGCTGGGACGCCTCGAGCGAAGACTGGAACTATTTCAGCGGTCGAGGATGTTCCGATCAACCGGTGCCGGGAACGAGTCACTTCGAGGCAGCAAACATCGTCCATGCGCGTACCGAGGAGTCCCCCGTGTGGAACGTCGAGGCGCACGGGATCGAGGGAGACGGGACGACCGAAGTCGGCCACGCCGTCCACGATCTCCTGGAGACGGTCGACGAGGCCGGCGGTGGGATCGTGTACTTCCCGCCAGGGCGGTATCTGCTCGAGCGGACGCCGCTGGTGGGTGACGATACGATCCTCGTGGGTGCAGGCCGCTCGACCGTCTTCGAAGGGCCGCGACCCGCTGGTGACGAAGGACAGGCGCTCCTCTCCAACAGGGGCTACGATGCGACCGGATACAACGGTGCATCGAACTGGGGGGTCTGCAACGTCAGAATAGATGCGCCGGACGCGACCGGTATCATGCCCGCCCACGCAGAAAACGTCCGGTTGGAGAACATATACGGCGATCGCGTTTACTATCACCATCTCGATATCGTGTCGTCCAAAAACGTCGTCGTGGACGGGTACTGGGCAACTCGTGGCGGAGAGAGCGACTCGGACGCTCCAGTGCAGTTCGACAGTCAGAACTCGGGGACAGCCTGGAATGGCGTGTGGGATGGGGGTCGTGATGCTCTCGCGGAGGACGACGGTACTCCGTCCAGAAATTGCACCCTCAAAAACTTCGAGATCGATCCGGAGAACGGACCCGAGTACGGCGTCCATCTCCACCGGGGCAGAAACGCGTCGATCACGATCAAAGACGGATATATCACCGGATGTCAGTATACGGCTATCAGGTGCGATCCTGACGAGGTCGTCGAGGATCTGACTATCGACAGCGTCTCGTGTCTCGAAAACGCGAGAGGGATCACGGTAGGCCACCTCGAGAGCGGTCGCCGGGAGCTGACGATCAGCGACGTTACGATCCGAACCGACGAGGGGGGTCTGGCAGCCGGATCCGGCCTGTACGCGGCTGGATTCGACGGCGCTGAAATCTCGAACGTCAGCGTCGACGGGGCGTTTACAAACGCGATTATCTTCGACGACATGACCGATCTGAAGATGAGTAATGTAACGGCGGCGGGCGCGAAAGATCAGGGGTTCCGATTCCGCGAAAACGTCGATGTAACGCTCACGACTGCTCGCGCAGCGGATTGTGGCAGTGCAGGCATCTACTCGGGGCCAGGCAGTAGTGTTGCCTACGGCGGTGTCACGTTCGACGATGTCGGGAGTCGGGTAACAGTCGACGGTGAGATCCGAGAGTGGGTCACGTCGTCGGCGTCGTCGTGA
- a CDS encoding TMEM165/GDT1 family protein, which produces MTGWIEILILSFVLQLSVLPGEKVQIIIAGLATRYNPWIVVAAAGSAFAGWTALEILFGAALKGALAPVYLDTITAALFLLFTVLLIRSAPETDELAATTDGGTAETRETDGGVAEDRAIDISFLGYDIPSYLRGFVPIFALMAAGEFGDKTQLVTIGLAAQYGAHPAIWAGEMLAILPVSTANALFFHRFSHRFDARRAHFAGAALFLFFGLDTGLQIVSGFSIWEEIVETIASMVLALV; this is translated from the coding sequence ATGACCGGCTGGATTGAGATTCTTATCCTCTCGTTCGTCCTCCAGCTTTCAGTGCTACCCGGCGAGAAGGTACAGATCATCATTGCGGGTCTTGCAACCCGATATAACCCCTGGATCGTGGTCGCTGCCGCGGGAAGTGCCTTCGCCGGGTGGACGGCTCTAGAGATCCTCTTCGGTGCGGCGCTCAAGGGCGCGCTCGCTCCCGTCTACCTCGACACAATCACGGCAGCGTTGTTCCTGCTCTTTACAGTTCTTCTCATCAGATCGGCGCCCGAGACGGACGAGTTGGCTGCCACGACCGACGGTGGAACGGCGGAAACCAGGGAAACCGACGGTGGCGTGGCGGAAGACAGAGCGATCGATATCTCGTTCCTCGGGTACGATATCCCTTCATACCTTCGAGGATTCGTTCCTATCTTCGCTCTGATGGCTGCAGGAGAGTTCGGTGATAAAACCCAACTCGTCACCATCGGTCTCGCGGCGCAGTATGGGGCACACCCCGCAATCTGGGCAGGTGAGATGCTCGCGATACTCCCGGTGAGTACCGCGAACGCCCTCTTCTTCCACCGGTTTTCCCACCGGTTCGACGCGAGGCGGGCCCACTTCGCGGGCGCAGCCCTTTTCCTCTTCTTTGGACTTGACACGGGACTCCAGATTGTATCGGGGTTCTCGATCTGGGAA